One genomic window of Oryctolagus cuniculus chromosome 11, mOryCun1.1, whole genome shotgun sequence includes the following:
- the RBBP8NL gene encoding LOW QUALITY PROTEIN: RBBP8 N-terminal-like protein (The sequence of the model RefSeq protein was modified relative to this genomic sequence to represent the inferred CDS: deleted 2 bases in 1 codon): MESFAEALNRLKDAHEKEVLGLQSKLAELNTERCRDAQRIEELFAKNQQLREQQRTLKENLRVLENRLRAGLCDRCMVTQELARKKQLELESSHLQGLQHLFLLTNEMKALKEENEALREAVRRLRLADRPKPLPREASSDPPSPTGWKAGPERPPAFHQEAEEDPPGTDTHGEGKPPAVCGTSPGAKVSPGANLPEPRAPDVSPQCIANQLHGTIATVRPGARACPMDHGSADGTPPPLPTRSSPPSPACEHSLPLHSFLRAPSASAIESLKRCLKSDRLCLLSRHLALHLQGPHGGPLAPATAPGGSQPQGLTAVEAESWEEPTGLLGLPSTLAGIQDPRLEGALHLLLAQQQLRARVGSARLRATPMPGETLPSPPLGLDAKGPESEGAGAALPTSALARGRQPQPRGPGSPGKETTQDCAPDKPLDLSDRGRNGLKLAVWPESLGPAGTCAPSPEPPQGAEPPALTHSPGALGSDSKGTGAPESEEPPTPVVRGPALASMSAPPTAGSHSPLPAPPSQVQGQRWPPWSRQREGLSLRPTGCVHTDSSRVRPQAPRWPFPSPGGTAEEAGARPKPAAHLQGPGSGGHPELSKAGTQRPETDELDEPDPSDSELSAKAEAEPSTPGAGPRCTQEQRQKRKPASELGGKASKKLSRGRRKPRGPPAAADAPASPRDAEDHSPCPSDWEET, translated from the exons ATGGAGAGCTTCGCGGAGGCCCTGAACCGGCTGAAGGACGCGCACGAGAAGGAGGTGCTGG gcctaCAGAGCAAGCTCGCGGAACTGAACACCGAGAGGTGCCG GGATGCTCAGCGGATCGAGGAGCTGTTTGCCAAGAACCAGCAGCTCCGGGAGCAGCAGAGGACGCTGAAGGAGAACCTGCGGGTGCTGGAGAACCG GCTGCGGGCAGGCCTGTGTGACCGCTGCATGGTCACGcaggagctggccaggaagaagcagctggagctggagagctcccacctgcaggGCCTGCAGCACCTCTTCCTCCTCA CCAACGAGATGAAGGCGTTGAAGGAAGAGAACGAGGCCCTGAGGGAGGCCGTGAGGCGGCTCCGCCTGGC GGACAGGCCCAAGCCCCTGCCCAGGGAGGCCAGCTCGGATCCGCCCTCCCCCACTGGCTGGAAGGCTGGGCCCGAGAGGCCACCTGCATTCcaccaggaggcagaggaagacccCCCGGGCACGGACACACACGGAGAAG GAAAGCCGCCTGCCGTGTGCGGGACGTCTCCAGGGGCCAAAGTCTCCCCGGGCGCCAACCTGCCCGAGCCTCGGGCCCCAGACGTG AGCCCACAGTGCATCGCCAACCAGCTGCACGGCACCATTGCCACCGTGCGGCCTGGGGCCCGGGCCTGCCCTATGGACCACGGCTCTGCCGACGGAACGCCCCCGCCGCTGCCCACCAGGAgcagcccacccagccctgcgTGCGAGCACAGCCTCCCCCTGCACAG CTTCCTGCGGGCCCCCTCTGCCTCGGCCATCGAGTCCCTGAAGCGCTGCCTAAAGTCTGACCGCCTCTGCCTCCTGAGCCGCcacctggccctgcacctgcagggcccccACGGCGGCCCCTTGGCCCCCGCCACAGCCCCGGGcggctcccagccccagggcctgacAGCTGTGGAGGCAGAGTCCTGGGAGGAGCCCACGGGCCTCCTGGGCCTCCCCAGCACCCTGGCAGGCATACAGGACCCACGGCTGGAGGGCgcactgcacctgctcctggcccagcaACAGCTGAGGGCCAGGGTGGGCAGTGCCAGGCTGAGGGCCACCCCCATGCCAGGGGAGACACTGCCTTCCCCACCACTCGGCCTGGACGCCAAGGGCCCCGAGAGTgagggggctggggcagctctGCCCACATCAGCCCTTGCTAGGGGGCGGCAGCCACagcccagaggcccaggcagccCCGGGAAGGAGACCACCCAGGACTGTGCCCCAGACAAGCCCCTGGACCTCTCAGACCGGGGCCGGAATGGCCTCAAGCTTGCCGTGTGGCCTGAGTCACTGGGCCCTGCAGGTACCTGTGCCCCGAGCCCAGAGCCCCCCCAAGGAGCCGAACCACCTGCCCTGACGCACAGCCCTGGGGCACTCGGCAGTGACTCCAAGGGGACCGGAGCGCCAGAGTCGGAGGAGCCGCCCACGCCTGTGGTAAGGGGTCCCGCCCTGGCCTCCATGTCCGCCCCCCCCACAGCTGGCAgccactcccctctcccagcccctccaaGCCAGGTCCAGGGACAGCGCTGGCCACCCTGGTCACGGCAGAGGGAAGGGCTGAGCCTCCGCCCCACGGGCTGTGTCCACACCGACTCAAGCCGT GTGCGCCCACAGGCACCGCGATGGCCTTTCCCCTCTCCAGGAGGGACAGCAGAGGAGGCcggagcaaggccaaagccagccgCCCACCTGCAGGGGCCTGGCAGCGGCGGCCACCCAG AGCTCAGCAAGGCTGGAACACAGAGACCAGAGACGGACGAACTGGACGAGCCCGACCCCTCAGACAGCGAG CTGAGCGCCAAAGCAGAGGCTGAGCCAAGCACGCCCGGGGCAGGGCCCAGGTGCACCCAGGAGCAGCGGCAGAAGAGGAAGCCGGCCTCAGAACTGGGGGGCAAAG CCTCCAAGAAGCTGTCCCGAGGGAGAAGGAAACCGAGAGGGCCTCCGGCCGCAGCCGACGCCCCGGCAAGCCCGAGGGACGCCGAGGACCACAGTCCCTGCCCCAGCGACTGGGAGGAGACCTAG